The proteins below are encoded in one region of Lytechinus pictus isolate F3 Inbred chromosome 11, Lp3.0, whole genome shotgun sequence:
- the LOC135156004 gene encoding adhesion G-protein coupled receptor F1-like has protein sequence MEQQVSYNTSCEFSCENGYTLQGMSPLSCLASGNFSNEIPTCQIVTCLLPETFSQELSSVDCDAGSSIDFNSLCTFECSEGHDLVGSSTITCQSNGEVSASIPTCSVVSCSIPEFPSRLSSMTSQCNGGQSINYTQTCSFSCDTGYNLVGSSSVTCLANSSLSDSLPTCEIETCGVPQLLSPLSTSCPMGQHVRYNTSCEFSCENGYTLQGMPSLTCLASGNFSDEVPNCQIVSCSLPEVFSEEFSSSVNCDAGSTIVFNTTCSFECYIGYSLIGVENITCQTDGLLSAAVPYCNVVTCSIPMFPANLTTPNTQCGEEMMIDYNTMCMYECQQGYDLIGNASIGCQANGELSTDLPTCQVIDICQKFSPCPTVSTCNGGISTFSCSCDAGYTTDVTITSDTTTYTCVNINECNASPPVCDSNARCNDLSGSYLCTCMEGFSGNGTFCEALEPCTLSPCQNGGTCTNTDDGSSYICTCPQSFTDVNCNTVIVEQEPLAVVTNPVSQMVDVEDRVTFSCSFQNAQTFRWFKDSAPIPNSENQSPLVINPALAEDQGYYYCSAIGEDGTTATTNQALLTVNGVDNYVVVATFLTRTFNNSLLDRTSSYFFQLSNELINFITTPLQNNFDSSVAASMNTFSSGSVVAEFGVYVYNGSVPDSEQLSIIRSTMTNLAEENPTFLDPASIQTFSAVTCPAGSYITSYGYEAVFDTGDIGSRANSTDANCPDYTINRDYRIEAICVGDTIRPCIWVPLMNCGRNLTADELLKILLQEEVTEDNAEMVVEEVAEITTMTETISTEGLEIVADFLEDIVKLDTSDVEVTESFVAIANNYADVAEETRDMAEDESGASSRVVVSLETQLAVVEVQNDSLRIIEPNIAAEVLDVTADEISQGFTVYMSATPDGDSISGDDFQVEQGDQTTQPEVLQAQATLLLPPTLGDKLTGSTGRLVITIHLDTSLFRDRELTELNENQTEFGRELNSRIIGAAVDNEEIEDLEQPVVLSFTPINPNGTNATCVSYNFTEKRWSTRGCRKTSNESTDRITCECDHLTNFGTLMDIYGGEGLSARADLILDIISYVGCCMSIWGLAITILTYASNKKLRDRKPNQILLSLSASLLCLYIVFLVMISVDTERGVEEIPPLPCCILAGFLHYFTLTSLFWMAVEGYNMYILFVRVLNTHFPRFLRKASLFAWGTPMLIVGITGGASRQYYVQTDFCFLRFWPLIGGLLIPIGLIMIFNFVIFVRVILRLNKTIKGKQLDKTEKRQRLRRFQNAVCILVLMGLTWAVGYLSIIQPAAEVVQGVFTILNSLQGYFIFMLYCVRQPQVRRAWRSQFSCCLPKSFGASSAFTSASGQTNSTSKNSSARLMAQRNQQNRLLANSESNGFRPETIMRTPPERLPRSAAYDNEGGDW, from the exons ATGGAACAACAAGTTTCATACAATACATCCTGTGaattttcatgtgaaaatgGCTATACTCTACAAGGAATGTCACCGTTGAGTTGCTTGGCCAGCGGAAACTTTTCTAATGAGATACCAACCTGCCAAA TTGTGACCTGTCTTCTACCTGAGACATTCTCTCAAGAACTGTCTTCTGTAGACTGTGACGCTGGAAGCTCCATTGACTTTAATTCACTGTGTACATTCGAGTGTTCAGAAGGACACGATTTAGTTGGTAGTAGTACTATTACTTGCCAGAGTAATGGAGAAGTATCAGCATCTATTCCTACCTGTTCAG TTGTATCCTGTTCCATACCTGAGTTTCCATCACGCTTGTCatctatgacgtcacaatgcaaTGGCGGACAATCCATCAATTACACACAAACCTGCTCATTTTCATGTGATACGGGATATAATCTGGTTGGATCTTCATCAGTTACGTGTTTGGCTAACTCGTCTCTTTCTGACAGCTTGCCAACGTGTGAAA TTGAGACGTGTGGCGTACCACAGTTGCTATCACCTCTTTCAACATCATGTCCAATGGGACAACACGTTAGATACAATACATCCTGTGaattttcatgtgaaaatgGCTATACTCTACAAGGAATGCCATCTTTGACTTGCCTGGCCAGCGGAAACTTTTCTGATGAGGTACCAAATTGCCAAA TTGTATCCTGTTCCCTCCCGGAGGTATTCTCAGAAGAATTTTCATCTTCTGTCAACTGTGATGCCGGAAGCACCATAGTCTTTAATACAACTTGTAGTTTTGAGTGTTACATAGGATATTCTCTAATCGGTGTTGAGAATATCACTTGCCAGACTGATGGTCTTCTCTCAGCCGCAGTGCCTTACTGTAATG TTGTGACGTGCAGCATCCCAATGTTCCCAGCAAATCTGACTACACCAAACACACAGTGTGGTGAAGAGATGATGATAGACTATAACACAATGTGCATGTATGAATGTCAGCAGGGCTATGACCTCATCGGCAACGCCTCTATCGGTTGCCAGGCTAACGGTGAACTTTCCACTGATCTACCCACTTGCCAAG TCATTGATATATGCCAAAAATTCTCCCCTTGCCCTACGGTATCGACATGCAACGGGGGCATCAGCACCTTCTCTTGTTCGTGCGACGCTGGATACACGACGGATGTCACCATAACGAGTGACACAACCACATATACATGCGTGAACATCAACGAATGTAACGCGTCACCTCCCGTGTGTGACAGCAACGCTCGATGTAACGATTTAAGTGGCAGCTACCTGTGTACGTGTATGGAGGGATTCTCCGGCAATGGCACATTCTGTGAAG CTTTAGAACCTTGCACCCTATCACCTTGCCAAAATGGAGGAACATGTACTAATACTGATGACGGATCATCGTATATATGCACCTGTCCACAATCGTTTACAGATGTTAATTGTAACACTGTGATTGTAGAACAAG AACCCCTTGCGGTTGTCACCAACCCCGTGTCTCAGATGGTTGATGTTGAGGATCGGGTGACATTTTCGTGTTCTTTCCAGAACGCTCAGACTTTCAGGTGGTTCAAGGATAGTGCCCCTATCCCGAACAGTGAAAATCAATCTCCATTAGTGATCAACCCAGCTCTTGCCGAAGATCAGGGATATTATTACTGCTCTGCTATCGGTGAAGATGGCACCACTGCTACAACGAATCAAGCCTTGCTCACGGTTAACG gtgTTGATAACTATGTAGTAGTAGCTACATTTTTAACCAGGACTTTCAACAATAGTCTATTGGATAGAACATCTTCATACTTTTTTCAGCTGTCCAATGAATTGATCAATTTC ATCACGACTCCTCTGCAGAATAACTTCGATTCCAGTGTTGCAGCAAGCATGAATACCTTTTCTTCTGGAAGCGTTGTGGCGGAGTTTGGCGTCTACGTATACAATGGTTCAGTACCAGACAGTGAGCAGTTATCCATCATCCGTTCGACGATGACAaatcttgctgaagaaaatccTACCTTCCTAGATCCAGCATCCATTCAGACATTCAGTGCAG TGACCTGCCCAGCGGGATCTTACATAACAAGCTATGGTTACGAAGCCGTGTTTGATACCGGAGACATTGGCAGCAGGGCTAACTCCACTGATGCCAATTGTCCTGATTACACCATTAATA GGGACTATCGTATAGAAGCCATCTGTGTTGGTGATACAATTCGTCCTTGTATTTGGGTACCCCTGATGAACTGTGGAAGGAATCTGACTGCCGATGAACTACTCAAGATTCTACTACAG GAGGAAGTTACCGAAGACAACGCAGAAATGGTGGTCGAGGAAGTGGCAGAAATTACGACCATGACCGAGACCATCTCAACAGAAGGCTTGGAGATTGTGGCAGATTTCCTGGAAGATATCGTAAAATTAGATACTAGTGACGTAGAG GTGACTGAATCGTTTGTGGCCATTGCCAACAACTACGCGGATGTAGCAGAGGAAACACGTGATATGGCTGAAGATGAGAGCGGTGCTTCAAGCCGTGTCGTAGTATCCTTAGAAACACAGCTCGCTGTAGTAGAAGTGCAGAATGACTCTCTCCGGATTATTGAGCCAAATATTGCCGCTGAG GTACTTGATGTGACTGCAGACGAAATCAGTCAAGGCTTTACCGTTTACATGTCTGCTACACCTGACGGAGATAGCATTTCCGGTGATGACTTTCAGGTAGAGCAAGGCGATCAAACCACGCAGCCAGAGGTGCTTCAAGCCCAAGCCACCCTGTTGTTGCCGCCGACATTAGGGGACAAGTTGACAGGGTCTACCGGCCGTTTGGTCATCACCATTCACCTGGACACATCTCTCTTCAGGGACAGAGAACTGACAGAGTTGAACGAGAACCAAACGGAGTTTGGACGAGAGTTGAACTCGAGGATCATAGGTGCGGCGGTGGAtaatgaagaaattgaagacCTAGAGCAGCCAGTGGTTCTATCATTTACTCCGATCAATCCA AATGGGACGAATGCTACCTGCGTGTCCTACAACTTTACCGAAAAGCGATGGTCCACGAGAGGGTGTAGAAAGACGAGCAATGAAAGCACAGACAGGATTACTTGCGAGTGCGATCACCTAACCAATTTCGGGACCCTGATG GATATATATGGAGGAGAAGGGTTGTCAGCCCGAGCTGATTTAATCCTCGACATCATAAGCTATGTAGGCTGCTGCATGTCAATATGGGGTCTGGCTATTACAATTCTAACATATGCATCAAATAA AAAACTTCGCGATCGTAAGCCCAACCAGATCCTGCTGTCCCTGTCCGCATCCCTGTTGTGTCTTTACATCGTCTTCCTCGTCATGATATCGGTCGATACGGAACGAGGGGTGGAAGAAATACCCCCTCTACCCTGCTGTATTCTTGCCGGCTTCCTCCATTATTTCACCCTGACATCCCTTTTCTGGATGGCCGTGGAGGGCTACAACATGTACATCCTTTTTGTACGTGTTCTCAATACGCATTTCCCTCGTTTCTTAAGGAAGGCATCGTTGTTTGCTTGGG GGACCCCTATGTTGATAGTTGGAATCACAGGAGGGGCATCGAGGCAGTATTACGTACAGACGGACTT tTGCTTTCTCCGATTCTGGCCTCTAATTGGTGGACTTCTGATTCCAATTGGCTTGATCATGATCTTCAACTTCGTTATCTTCGTCCGCGTCATCCTGAGACTAAACAAAACCATTAAAGGGAAGCAACTTGATAAGACGGAGAAGCGCCAACGCCTGCGAAGATTCCAGAATGCAGTGTGCATCCTTGTCCTCATGGGGCTGACGTGGGCTGTGGGTTACCTGAGCATCATCCAGCCTGCCGCTGAGGTTGTTCAGGGAGTCTTCACCATCCTCAACTCTTTGCAGGGCTACTTCATTTTCATGCTCTACTGCGTCCGCCAGCCTCAGGTTCGCCGCGCATGGCGCTCGCAGTTCAGCTGTTGCTTGCCCAAGTCCTTCGGCGCGTCGAGCGCCTTCACATCAGCTTCCGGACAGACAAACTCCACGTCCAAGAACAGCTCTGCGAGGCTCATGGCTCAGAGAAACCAGCAGAATAGGTTGTTGGCAAACTCTGAATCCAATGGTTTCCGACCAGAGACAATAATGCGTACACCACCTGAGAGACTGCCTAGATCAGCTGCCTATGATAACGAAGGCGGCGACTGGtga